The genomic region TTTTCATAACCGGGAATTTTGTAAAGCTAATTTAATCAATTTTTTCCTTCAATGATGCATAATACAGGTTTTTATTGCATTAATATAATGGTTTTCATTTTTTTCTTAGCTTTGTAAGCTGAATAAAAAATACCCAGCTCAAATTTTAAATCATTACTACCTTTCTTTGAAAATTTAAAAAGACTAGAAAAGGTTGTTTGTTAATTTTTATTTATCAATTATTCATGAAAAAAGTAACCGTAGGAATTGACATTGGGGGTACTTTCACTAAAATGGGCATCGTTGACAGGGAAGGCAATTGTCTGATGAATGATAGTATTGAAACGCAAACCAATGATAACAAAGTAGAGACATTCCTGAATAACCTTCATACCAAAATTGAAGAAATGAGGGCACAATTTACCGGCCAAATTGAACTTGTCGGTATTGGAATTGGTGCGCCCAATGGGAATTATTTCAAAGGCACCATTGAAAATGCAGCCAATCTGAAATGGAAGGGAATTGTCCCCTTTGTAGATTTGTTTAAAAATTATTACCCGGGCATCCCCATCATGTTGACCAATGATGCAAAAGCAGCAGCCCTGGGCGAAATGATCTATGGAGCTGCCAAAGAGATGAAAAATTTCATTGAAATCACTCTGGGGACAGGCCTTGGAAGTGGTTTCGTGGTCAACGGCGATCTGGTTTATGGAGCCGACGGCTTTGCGGGAGAATTGGGACATACCCTCGTTAAATCGAAAGGACGCCAGTGTGGATGTGGTAAAAAAGGTTGCCTGGAAACTTACGTATCTGCAACCGGTATTAAAAGAACTGTATATAAAATGCTTGCAGATTCTTTAGAACCCAGCGAACTTAGGGGCATCAGCTTCGAGGACCTGGACGGGGTTATGATTACAGAAGCTGCCAAACATGGAGATAAACTAGCCTTGAAAGTATTTGATTATACCGGCAAAGTGTTAGGGACAAAACTTGCTGATGCTGTTGCAATCACCCGGCCTGAAGCTATTTTCCTTTTTGGAGGTTTATCCCTTGCCGGAGATTTTATTTTCAATCCGACTAAAAAATACATGGAAGAGGCATTGCTTCCTATTTACAGAAACAAAATCAAAATCTTGCCTTCAGGGTTAAAAAATAACAATGCAGCTATCCTTGGTGCAAGTGCATTAGCCTGGAAAGAGCTGGAAAAATAGAATATTATTTAATATTCAAAACTCTTTTACACAGCTCTATTTCCTGATCGTTTCCGGTGTTTTTAAGTTTTGCATCGGTCAGTTTTATGGTTGGCAAATATTCCTTTTCCGGATTTTCCTTTGCATGGGAAATCTTAATAACGATATTCAGGGGTTTCACCCCCACATCGTTGGTAAGGAATGTGCCAATTCCATAAACGTCGTGGATCTGCCCGTTTACATACTTTCTGATTTTCCTAACCATATTCAAATTGAGGGCATCGCTATATACAATGGTTTTTGTCCGGGGATCAATTTTGTGAATACGGTAAAAATCCAATGCTTTATTGGTAAACTCAATCGGATCGCCGCTGTCTGTCCGGATGCCGTCAAATAATTTGGCATGTTTGAGGGAAAAACTTCTGAAAAAGACATCACTGGTGTAAGTATCGGCAAGTGCTGTGCCCAAACTGCCCTGATAAACATCCACCCAAGCTTCAAGCCCCATTTCATTGGCAACCCGGTACCCGTAAATTGCCCCGTGATACATAAACCACTCGTGGGGATGGGTACCCACCGGTATTAAGTTATGTTTGTATGCAAAATAAAGATTGCTTGTGCCTTTGAAAAATGAGCCCGAATATTCCTTTAACATTTGGATCACTTCTTCCTGAACCGAGAACGAAAAACGCCTTCTGGTACCAAACTCGGAATACTCTGCCCCAATTTTCTTAAATTCACCGGCTTTCTTGATTGCTATTTCCTTCACATTGATCGGTTTTGCGCCAATCATTTTATAATACAGCTCGCATATAATGGCCATTAAAGGAACTTCCCACAAAACAGTACGGTACCAATATCCTTCGATGGTAACATCCAGTTTCCCGCCTGCCTGTTTAACACATACTTCATTGGGATTGAAACGGTAACCTTTCAGGAAATCCACAAAAACAGGATCAAAAAAA from Bacteroidota bacterium harbors:
- the pncB gene encoding nicotinate phosphoribosyltransferase encodes the protein MIIKDFADNDLYKFTTMFAIQKLYPKAMVKYKFINRGKTVFPEGFAEEFRKEIDAMKDLQLSDEMEAYIRKQCYFFDPVFVDFLKGYRFNPNEVCVKQAGGKLDVTIEGYWYRTVLWEVPLMAIICELYYKMIGAKPINVKEIAIKKAGEFKKIGAEYSEFGTRRRFSFSVQEEVIQMLKEYSGSFFKGTSNLYFAYKHNLIPVGTHPHEWFMYHGAIYGYRVANEMGLEAWVDVYQGSLGTALADTYTSDVFFRSFSLKHAKLFDGIRTDSGDPIEFTNKALDFYRIHKIDPRTKTIVYSDALNLNMVRKIRKYVNGQIHDVYGIGTFLTNDVGVKPLNIVIKISHAKENPEKEYLPTIKLTDAKLKNTGNDQEIELCKRVLNIK
- a CDS encoding ROK family protein, with amino-acid sequence MKKVTVGIDIGGTFTKMGIVDREGNCLMNDSIETQTNDNKVETFLNNLHTKIEEMRAQFTGQIELVGIGIGAPNGNYFKGTIENAANLKWKGIVPFVDLFKNYYPGIPIMLTNDAKAAALGEMIYGAAKEMKNFIEITLGTGLGSGFVVNGDLVYGADGFAGELGHTLVKSKGRQCGCGKKGCLETYVSATGIKRTVYKMLADSLEPSELRGISFEDLDGVMITEAAKHGDKLALKVFDYTGKVLGTKLADAVAITRPEAIFLFGGLSLAGDFIFNPTKKYMEEALLPIYRNKIKILPSGLKNNNAAILGASALAWKELEK